The Filimonas lacunae genomic sequence ACCTTACCTAAAAAATGGTTTGCAGGTAAAGGCCTGAAGTTTATACAGGGCGGTTCTATTGGAGTATATGGCAGAGATCTGTTTGTATGGACCAAATTCCCTTTATATGATCCTGAAACAGCTACGTTGGATAACAACACTATTATACCAGGTTTTGAAACAGGGCAGTTCCCTTCTACCAGAACTATGGGCATGAATGTGAAACTTAACTTCTAAAAAGCATTTACGGCAATGAAAAAATATATCCTTTTATTACTGGTTCCCGTAGCGCTTTCTTTGGGCGCGTGCACCAAAAACTTTGACACCGTTTATTCCGATCCGGAAGCACTGAAAAATACAGCGGCGGGTTATTTCTTAAACGAAATATTGTATGATGGCGCTAATGCGGGTATGCGCCAGGCATTGTTTACCAACAATGAGCTTACGCAGGTTACGGTATACTCCTCCGATACCCGCGAAACACAGCGTTATTTAATCCGTACTACGGAGTACGATTATAGCTGGGAAAATTACTACGCTATTTTAAAAAACGTAAAAGACATGCGCCTGGCTGCCCAGCGCGATAAATATGTAAACTGCGAAGCCATCTCTTTAGTGTTGTGGGCGTGGCTGTTTGAAAACCTGGTGGATACTTATGGGGATATTCCTTATTACCAGGCTTTGAAAGGTTATCCGGAATACCAGCTGCGTAATAAATTTGACAGGCAGGATGAAATTTACCAGGACCTGGTAAACAAGCTGGATACGGCGAATAACATGTTTAATACCGCCGCTAAAATGGAGATAGGAAGTGATTTTATGTACAATGCGCAGGACAGCACCACAGGAACTACCACCTGGAAAAAGCTGGGCAATTCACTGCGTTTGCGTTTGCTGATGCGTATTTCGGCTAAGTCGGCCGAAGCGCGTGCTCAAATTAATCTGATCCTTTCCAATCCTGGTAAATATCCTGTGTTTACTGCTGCTACTGAAAGCGCGGCAGTTCGTTACACCAACACGGGCACCTTCCTTAACCCATACTTTAACGCCCGTAATGTAGACTGGAATGGCAACAGGGCTATGGGTAAGTTTTTTATAGATACACTAAATGCCTGGAACGATACACGTTTAGCTAAATGGTGTGCGCCTACCAGCGGGCAGTATGTTGGCATGCCCAGTGGCTTTACCCGTGCCGAAACAGATTCCATTACAGACATACCTACCTCTGTGTTATTGCTGGATTTAAAGAGTTCTTCTTTAACCGGACAAATTATGCAATATGCCGAAGTGGAGTTTATACGCGCCGAAGCAATATTAAGAGGGTACACCAGCGGTGATGCTAAAACCGCTTACGAAAACGGTATTAAGGGGTCATTCTCTTACTGGGGTCTTTCTACGCCTTCCGATTATTTAAGCAGGGCAGGGGTAGCTTATAATGGCACTATTCCGCAAGTAATGCTGCAAAAATATTATGCACTGTTCTTTAACGATATGCAGCAATGGGCCGAAATAAGAAGAACCGGTTATCCTGTTTTACCACGGGGTAATGCAACTAAAGATAAAGAGTATCCACGCCGTATTCCTTATCCGCTGCTGGTGCAAAGCACTAATGCCGAAAACTACCAGCAGGCAGTTATCAATATGGGCGGCGATGCACTCACTACTAAACTCTGGTGGCAGCCATAATATCAATTCAACTTAACAAGCAAATCCTTTATGAAAAAGTATTTTCTGCTATATACCTTCCTGCTGGCATTGTTTTCTATACAGGCATGTAAAAAAGATTCGGATACACCGGTGAAAGTGGTGGCCGATCCCTCTAACCTGGGGGTGCCCGGCAGCACTATTTCCATTGATACCCTGCGTAAGGCGTATGGAGATACTGCAGTGGTGATGAAGCATTATAAAATTACGGGTACGGTTATTTCCAATCCCACCTCGGGTAACTTTGTACCAGGCTATGTGGTAATACAGGACGGGAAAAAAGGCATCACCCTGTCGTTAACGCAGAGCCAGGCTTTGCAATACGCTACCGGCGATTCTCTGTTGATCAGTATTACGGGGGATACGCTTACCAACCAGTTAGGAACCCTGGTATTAACCGGCATTCATCCGGATAGCATTCAAACCGTAGGCACCGGCAAAACGGTAAAGCCGGTGATTGTAACACTGGTACAGCTGTCGGCTGCTTTTGAAAGTTATGAAGCTACCCTGGTAAGGGTGGTGAACGCTTCTTTAAACCCGGTTCCCGGGCCTACTGATAAGTATGTGGGTGATAAGTTTCTTTCCGATGTTTCGGCTGTTTCTACCGTGATGTTGCATACAGA encodes the following:
- a CDS encoding SusD/RagB family nutrient-binding outer membrane lipoprotein, encoding MKKYILLLLVPVALSLGACTKNFDTVYSDPEALKNTAAGYFLNEILYDGANAGMRQALFTNNELTQVTVYSSDTRETQRYLIRTTEYDYSWENYYAILKNVKDMRLAAQRDKYVNCEAISLVLWAWLFENLVDTYGDIPYYQALKGYPEYQLRNKFDRQDEIYQDLVNKLDTANNMFNTAAKMEIGSDFMYNAQDSTTGTTTWKKLGNSLRLRLLMRISAKSAEARAQINLILSNPGKYPVFTAATESAAVRYTNTGTFLNPYFNARNVDWNGNRAMGKFFIDTLNAWNDTRLAKWCAPTSGQYVGMPSGFTRAETDSITDIPTSVLLLDLKSSSLTGQIMQYAEVEFIRAEAILRGYTSGDAKTAYENGIKGSFSYWGLSTPSDYLSRAGVAYNGTIPQVMLQKYYALFFNDMQQWAEIRRTGYPVLPRGNATKDKEYPRRIPYPLLVQSTNAENYQQAVINMGGDALTTKLWWQP